One part of the Lotus japonicus ecotype B-129 chromosome 2, LjGifu_v1.2 genome encodes these proteins:
- the LOC130737093 gene encoding uncharacterized protein LOC130737093, with protein MALPLPMVPQRDTCIWPLTPDGFYSTKSGYQFLQREEESSAGMASTVPSLPSTAWKRLWKAPALPRCRETGWRACLGALPFCEVLHARGMDLDPICPRCQAASETVHHALLFCPMVKATWFASSLGLRLQQEQVFRDFFLQFLQVADDEALGSFLEILYAVWCSRNDLVFNDTAATVDQAGHGGFGFITRNSRGEVLAAACSYYGPVLSPTTAEALSMRWSMTMAADLGFRKVVLETDCSLLVDAWKRNGGCSYLDSIVRDCNVFLSIFDVFALLFVRRTGNCAADCLASLSLSQGDCVWIEEVPPQLIGIVQTDVSASATHISS; from the exons ATGGCGCTTCCCTTGCCCATGGTACCGCAACGTGATACTTGCATTTGGCCATTGACACCAGATGGTTTCTACTCCACCAAGTCTGGCTACCAGTTCTTGCAAAGAGAGGAGGAGTCTTCTGCTGGCATGGCATCCACGGTTCCATCCTTGCCTTCCACGGCCTGGAAGCGTCTTTGGAAAGCCCCCGCCCTTCCTCGGTGTCGTGAAACGGGCTGGCGCGCTTGTTTGGGAGCTCTCCCGTTTTGTGAAGTGCTTCATGCACGTGGAATGGACTTGGACCCGATCTGTCCTCGTTGCCAAGCAGCTTCTGAGACAGTGCATCATGCACTTCTTTTCTGCCCCATGGTTAAAGCAACTTGGTTTGCAAGTAGTTTGGGATTGCGCCTGCAGCAAGAACAAGTTTTTCGTGACTTTTTTCTCCAGTTTCTGCAGGTTGCAGATGACGAAGCACTGGGATCGTTCCTAGAAATTCTGTATGCGGTTTGGTGCTCGCGCAATGACCTGGTCTTCAATGATACAGCTGCGACGGTGGACCAG GCGGGGCATGGTGGCTTTGGTTTTATTACCCGTAACAGCCGTGGCGAGGTTCTTGCAGCTGCTTGCTCGTATTATGGTCCGGTTTTGTCGCCCACGACGGCGGAGGCTCTCTCCATGCGGTGGTCGATGACAATGGCTGCAGATCTTGGGTTCAGGAAGGTTGTTTTGGAAACCGACTGCTCTCTCCTAGTTGATGCTTGGAAACGTAACGGTGGTTGCTCTTATTTAGACTCTATTGTTAGGGATTGTAATgtttttctttcaatctttgatGTCTTTGCTTTGTTATTTGTCCGCCGTACCGGCAACTGTGCGGCCGACTGTTTAGCTTCTTTATCGCTTTCGCAGGGTGATTGTGTGTGGATTGAGGAAGTCCCTCCTCAACTTATTGGCATTGTCCAAACTGATGTATCGGCCTCTGCGACACATATTTCTTCTTAA